DNA from Krasilnikovia cinnamomea:
GACGCGGGCGTGGCCGACCGGGTGCGGGCGGTGCAGGGCGACGGTGACGCGCTCGGCGGCCTGGTCGCCCCCGGCAGTGTCGACCTGATCCTCTGCCACGCCGTCCTCGAGGTGGTCGACGAGCCCACCGAGGTGGTCGCGGCGATCACGGCCGCGCTGCGACCCGGTGGGGCGCTCAGTGTGCTGGTTGCCGGCCGCGCCGCGGCGGTGCTGGGCCGGGCCGTCAACGGGCACCTGTCGGCCGCGGCCGCCCTGGTCGACGATCCGGAGGGCCGCGCCGGGCCGCGCGACACGCTGCGGCGCCGCTACGACGCCACCAGCGCGGCGGCGCTGCTCACGGCCGCTGGCCTGACGGTCGAGGAGATTCACGGGGTACGGGTGCTGGCCGACCTGCTGCCCGCGGCGGTCGTCGAGTCGGATCCGCAACTGCTGCTGGAGCTGGAGCTGTCGCTGGCCACCCAGCCACCGTTCCGCGACATCGCCGCCCAGCTGCACCTGTTCGC
Protein-coding regions in this window:
- a CDS encoding methyltransferase domain-containing protein, producing the protein MDSTSTRPARSLVTARTAAVWQVLRREQERQGRELTVLDVGGGTGGFAVPLAEAGHRVTVVDASPDALAALDRRAADAGVADRVRAVQGDGDALGGLVAPGSVDLILCHAVLEVVDEPTEVVAAITAALRPGGALSVLVAGRAAAVLGRAVNGHLSAAAALVDDPEGRAGPRDTLRRRYDATSAAALLTAAGLTVEEIHGVRVLADLLPAAVVESDPQLLLELELSLATQPPFRDIAAQLHLFARRP